In Thermodesulfobacteriota bacterium, one DNA window encodes the following:
- the dprA gene encoding DNA-processing protein DprA: MDKNFFGIGLSFVPGIGCVLYKRLIDYFKKAELVFDASLQELMNIDGIGHETALAIKNFDQGDLVENWLLMAKKTNARILTLEDGDYPANLMKINNPPPIIYVKGEIKKDDHFAVAVVGSRTPSGYGELAARSISHDLAAEGITIVSGMARGIDAISHKEALSAGGRTIAVLGSGINVIYPPENRELFNKICRNGAVITELPVSTPPDAVNFPNRNRIISGLSLGVVIVEAGVKSGSLITAKFAVSQGKKVFAVPGQIGSVGSRGTNKLIKEGARLVESADDVVGAIFSFRSRQVLPRYRDYKEDKEGARKEENLSNDAKQVMTALTEGPLHIDTVATKSKLNINEVSSILLNLELSGLITQLPGKMFARNS; encoded by the coding sequence ATGGATAAGAATTTTTTTGGGATAGGACTGAGTTTTGTTCCTGGAATAGGTTGCGTTTTGTATAAGAGGCTGATTGATTATTTCAAAAAAGCCGAACTTGTATTCGATGCATCTTTGCAGGAATTGATGAATATTGATGGAATAGGGCATGAAACTGCTTTGGCAATTAAAAACTTTGATCAAGGAGACCTGGTTGAGAATTGGCTATTGATGGCAAAGAAGACCAATGCCCGGATATTGACTTTGGAAGACGGAGATTACCCCGCGAATCTAATGAAGATCAATAATCCGCCACCGATCATCTATGTAAAAGGCGAAATTAAAAAGGATGATCACTTTGCTGTTGCTGTTGTTGGATCGCGAACCCCATCAGGATACGGGGAATTAGCTGCTAGGTCTATAAGTCATGACCTGGCAGCAGAAGGAATAACCATTGTCAGCGGTATGGCTAGGGGAATTGATGCCATTTCGCACAAAGAGGCATTATCTGCAGGAGGAAGGACCATTGCTGTATTGGGGAGTGGAATAAATGTGATATATCCACCTGAAAATAGGGAACTTTTCAATAAGATTTGCCGGAACGGAGCTGTTATTACTGAGTTACCAGTTTCAACACCCCCTGATGCTGTAAACTTTCCAAATCGAAACAGGATAATAAGTGGTCTATCCCTAGGGGTGGTAATTGTGGAGGCTGGGGTAAAGAGCGGGTCTCTAATTACTGCAAAGTTTGCTGTTAGTCAGGGTAAAAAGGTCTTTGCTGTTCCAGGGCAGATAGGGTCTGTGGGAAGTAGAGGGACAAACAAGCTTATAAAAGAGGGAGCAAGGTTAGTAGAGAGTGCTGATGATGTTGTGGGTGCAATCTTCAGCTTTCGTTCAAGACAAGTTTTACCCCGATACAGGGATTATAAAGAGGACAAGGAAGGAGCTAGGAAAGAGGAGAATTTGTCTAATGATGCCAAACAGGTCATGACTGCTTTGACTGAGGGCCCTTTACATATCGATACTGTTGCTACTAAAAGCAAATTAAATATTAACGAGGTTTCAAGTATATTATTGAACCTGGAGCTCAGTGGCTTAATTACCCAGCTACCTGGGAAAATGTTTGCACGAAACTCATAG